From the genome of Solanum lycopersicum chromosome 7, SLM_r2.1:
TGGTGGGACAAATAAAGCTACAATCCACGCTAGTAGCATCCTTATTTTGGATGCCATCCATACATGATACTGAATCGAGAACAGATTATATCAGGTGACAAATTTTCTCTTTCCAATTGACTATGGTCCACACTCTCTTATCTTCTATccttctttaaaaataattctccTTGTACATTCTGAGAGTAAAATTTATTTGACCAAACAATATGAAGTTTTCCAGGGATTGGGTCGTAGGTATTGTGAACAGTATTTAGTCTTGATGCATCagctttttttattttgcttctCGTATTGTTTATCAAGGAATGACTTTATTTGTTTGGGTTTAGGGATGGATATTGGGATATGAAAATTCTGTCTTATAATAACAATACTTCTCTTACTATATGAACAGGGTGGAAGTTCAGACAAATTGTATGATTCAGTTCATTCACAGGCAAGGACATAAAACTGTTACCCATTTTTAAcatgaaagagaaaaaacagCATACTATGATGCCGAATGTTCCTTCTATTCTTTCTGATTCATCATCTTTTTGTGAGAACAGATTTTCACATTGCCTAAAGACACATTATTATATCCTGCTCATGACTACAAAGGGTTCACCGTAAGGATACATCCATTAGTTGTTTACTATTAATTTGCATGTCTCAGTTGCTTGTTTACAAgtgtatatgttttatttttaggtCAGCTCAGTGGGAGAGGAGATGCTATACAATCCACGCCTATCAAAAGATAAGGTACTTTTCTGGCAAGAAGTTTTTACCTAAGTTTCAAGATTAGGCTAAATTTAGTCTATGTAGTTAAGAAATAGAAACACTTGCTGAATCAACAGCCTACTTTAGTTGAAAACTCTGAAACGAAAAAGTTCCTTGTGTTTGCCGAACAGTAATTGACGAAAGCACATTTTGATAgtgttattttgattttttgcttATTTGTTGTTCAAATTTAGGCTGTCATATGAAGACCTCTTTCTACAATCATTTCAGTTCTCTTTTTGAAATTAGTTTAAGTACTCATGTTTTTCTGAAACATTCTTTACAGGAAACATTCAAAAACATCATGCAGAGTAAGCCATTCTAcctctttgtatttcttttcttttgtaattttctCATTACTTGCTGATGATAGCATCTTCTATAACAGATTTGAATTTGTCATATCCAAAAATGATGGACGTCGCAGTTCCAGCTAACATGGTTTGTGGATTACAAGAGACAAAATCAGAAGCTTGCTAAATTCTTCTTTCATGGTCACTACGAATGTAAATGGGAAGCAAGGTATACACGATTTGAAGCGAAAGTTAACAAAATAATGTTTAGCTGGAGAAGTTGAATAAGATATTGTTTCAAGAAGCTATGTAGTTTTAACTGATAAGAATCTTGAATATATGTATGTAACTTGATTTCTGAGATTTCTGAGATGGGAATAATAGAAGTGAAATTTATCAGTTGCTGCATTTTCTGAATTATAGTAGCAATTCAGATCCAAGTTTATGCCCGAGTGTTCTACTGTATAGAACAGTGCAACGAGATTTTGTtcatataaaaaagaagaaaaattacaaCCTTAGCGGATTTGTGCCAGGTAGTCCCACATTTTGGGCAGGCAAAGTTCTTCCTAATGGCGATTCAATATCTAGGGGAACTCGAGCACGAGACCTCAAattaaagatgaagaagtattaCTCGCTACCGTTGTTGCTTATCATTGACTGCAGCTGCACTAAGTCAAGGAAACTTTGGAGGACAAAAAAACAACAGGTCCTAGTGTTCCCATGTTCTATGCTAAAACTGAAATAATTGTAGAAAGAGAATATAAGTCTTGACAACGAAGTATCAATAATTAGGTGAGAAATAAATAAGGACAAattgaaattatataattataaaatgagtAAAAGATGAGAACAGGAAATTAGAAAATATCCAActcttatttcatttttcagttATTATAATTCCTTAATTAGTAGTGTTATGGACTTGACAACTGAAAACTATGATCAAAACACCATCTTCTATGATTATTATACTATAGTATGTGACTTACATCCAACTAATACTTCAAAATAGTTCAAAACATAACCTCCCTTATTATCTATGAtaagttcaaaatttaaatataatgagttataaacttaaatatatttaatttaaaagatattgtaattttgagattttaaaaGTACTTGTTAAACCATGTATGCATGTAAAATATCTTAGGGGCTAACACAATCATTCAGGGTAATgagaaattatttaaaaaaagtaaaatttaattatcgAAATAATTGTTGAAGATTCGAATAATTTAGTAAGAGTGAACTAGTCaaacaagaaagtgaagaagcaaatattatatttattctattcaatttatttatctaattttgatttatgagGGAGTGGGGATCTTGTGATTTTGAATTTAAAGATAGATAAATAATACGTGCGACAGGGAAGTCATTTGCTTGGCTTTTTGCTTCTTGTgtaacaaaaatttcaactaTTTTTAGTTGATAACTCCAAATTTCAATTATGAGTGAAGGAGGCAAGGACAGTCATTATCACCACCATGGCCACCACTATGACCACCACCACCACTACTATGGACACCACCATCATCACCAAGAGAAGACCCAACCACCCCCACCATGGCTACCAACAGCACCACCAGAAGTAGCTGAATATGGTACTTTTCAACCACCTCCTCAACCAGTAATTGGTTTTCCTCTGCCAGTTCCTCCACCTGGATCAGTACTTGAACCTTCTGAATACTATGCTCGTGGCTATCATTCTGTTCCAGGTAACCCATTTTGTTCTCATTTAAGAATTCATTATGTATAGCTAGATTGATTAATTTTCTTGAAATGATTCAACTTATTTGATTTTGGGTGAAAAGTTTGCGGCTTTTTGCAATATTTAGTTGAAAATCGGAACTGGATGTGGTCACCTTTCTGATCTAACACCACAGGGGTTACCTGGAACAGACTGATTTATAGGGCATCCAGAAAATGCTAGTCATCATTAGCTCATTGGCTTGCTATCTGATAGTTTTCTCCAGGCTAAGAAATTCGATGACTCATCTTAGGGCTTTTCTTTTTGTTCCCCTTTGTAATGCAATCGGAAAGAGACCAGAACTAAGTGAAAAAAGGTTTCATAAGCAAACATTATTGTGGAAATCAAGGGACAGTGCTGTTTTAGAAAAGATGCAATAGTTTCCGATTCCCCGAGCTTAGGGGTCAATTACGGGGGGTAATGGGCGTTCAACTCATTTTTTGTGTCTCTTGCAATATTAAGTTGTGTTATGGTGAAATGTTGGTGTTCTTTTTGCAATATTAAGTTGTTATGGTGAAAAGTTTGCGTCTTTTTGCAACATTCACTTGAATTAGGTTGAGAAGTTTGTGTCTTACTCTTTTATATCATTCAGTTGAATTATGTTGAGAAGTTTGTGTCTTTTGCAACATTCAGTAGATTTGTGTTGGAAAGTTTTGTGTCTTTTGCAACATCCAGTTGTATTGTGTTGAAAAGTTTGTATCTTGTCAACCACCTCCTCACGGTATTCCTCTGCCAGTTCCTCCACCTGGAGCAGTACTTGAACCTTCTGAATACTATGCTCGTGGCTATCAGTCCGTTCCAGGTAACCCCTTTTGTTCTCATCTCAGAATTCATTCTGGAttgattaattttcttaaaatgatTCAATTATTTGATTTTGGCTGAAAAGTTTGTGCCTTTTGCAATATTTAGTTGATTTGTATTTAGAAGTTTGTGTCTTTTGCAATATTAAGTTGAGTTATGGTGAGAAGTTTGTGTTTTTTGCAATATTAAGTTGagttatggtaagaaatttgtGTTTTTGCAATATTAAGTTAAGTTATGGTAAAAAGTTTGTGTCTTTTGCAATATTCAGTTGAATTATGTTGAAAAGTTTGTGCCTTTTGCATCATTCAGTTGAGTTATGTCGAAAAGTTTGTCTTTTGTATCATTCAGTTAAATTATGTTGAAAAGTTCGTGTCTTTTGCAACACTCAGTAGAATTGTGATGAAAAGTTTAGAGTCTTTGCAACATCCAGTTATATTGTGTTGAAAGTTTGTGTCTTTTACAACATTCAGTTGATTTGTGTTGCACagtttttgtcttttttaacATTCAGTTGAATTATGTCAAGAAGTTTGTGTCTTTTGCAACATTCAGTTGAATTGTTTTGAAAAGTTTGTGTCTTTTGTAACATTCAGAACAATTGTGTCAAAAAGTTTGTGCCTTTTGCAACATTCTTGTTAATTATGTTGCAAAGCTTGTCTCTTTGCAACATTCAGttgaattattgaaaagttgCGTCTTATGCAACATCCCATTGAATTGTGTTGAAACTTTTGTCTTTTGTGACATTCATTTGAATATGTCGGTAACTATATAAAACAGTAAGCTGTCTTTCCCAGATTTGGTTGCAAGATAATTGATTTGTTATATGACTTGCATATTTTCAGAATTCTACTGGATAAGATTAGGGACATTCTTTTTATACTGTTTCACGTTTGTGGATTCTTTGCTTACATTTGTTTTCTGTCTTCCATATTTAGTAAATACAATGGTGGATCAAGGGTCTAATCTTGATCGGTTCAAACTTTACATTGTCTCCTTTGTATGCAATGCAACTTATCATTTATGGATGAGATTTTAGTATTTGTTAAAACTTAAGTGATTTTTTCACTTACATAAAATGTTGGTTATGTTGAAGCTGTTTCTACATTATATACGCCTCTGAATAACTATGTGCAATTGCCTCCCGATGTTACTGTTAATTTTGTTATCTTCAGTTAGTAAAAATGTTACTGATGAACTGTGTGCAGTGCAACATGTAAAGAGGTTTAGTTTTCGGGATTGTATTTGATCTGCTTGGATGTTCACTGAGCTCTGTCATTTGGGTCATAAACTGTTATTCGTTTTATAGAACTGTTCgcagttttaaatttattgtcaTATTTCTTGGTATTTTAGGTTATGTGATTGATGAGAGGAGACCGGTAACAGAGCCCCGCCTTCCTTTCGGTATTGGTCTTGGCTGGTTCTTGTAAGTTCCTTATTTTCCTTTACACGCGTAGACTAATGCCATCACGTCCCAAGTCCATTGACCACATGTTAAGGTTCAACAAAATTCGTTTTTGGTAACACTAGTTTTTAGTCTATGACATGATCTCTTTTCCACTCATTctgtgattattatttttttggatacAGAACATGTATCATGTTGTGTTTTTCGTCTATTTTCTTTATAGCCTCACTTGTCAACATCGAACTTGAATCCCATCATTCATCAGCAAAACAAACTAAGACAGAGAGGCTGAAGGCGGaagcaaattattttttttttatgtatatataaatattattgatgatGAAACCCTTGGTGAAAATATTGTCTCCGCCACTAGTACAGTAGTACCCTCTATATATGGCACATTTAGTCCTGCAGTTTGATCTTATGAATGTAAAGGATGTCTTGATACAATGAAGTAATTTGGGGTTTTACTTTTTGAAGGTTCATTATTGGTTTCTTTCTTGCTGGCTTCCCTTGGTATGTTGCTGCATTTATCCCGCTTTGCAACAGATCAATTGATCATCGAGAGAAATCAGGATTCGTTGCATGCACCATTGCTGTAAGTGATCTCTTTCGTTCTTTTTGTGTGATGTTCTCAACTGCATGAGAACGAAAAACTAAGTGTGTTTTCACATTTGATTCGAGATTGACATAAGAATTTTGTTAATGAAATGGCACTCAACTAGTATAGCGCGATAGACATATCATTAATGACCTGTCACGTCTAATATGATGAACTATTTCTAGATGTAACGCGATATACAACTCTTATTGTGTATGTTCTTCGTAGCTTAATGGCTCCGTCAAACTCTGTTGCATGTTGCAGGCTGTTCTCGCTGTAATTGGTAATATCGTATTTGGGTTGACATGGATATTATTAACAGCATAATGGTGATCAACTTCTGTGGAGTATTCGTGTTCTAGctagtttgcttgattaatgcACATTTTATCCAGAACATTTCTGTAAAACAAAAGTTACatgttataattaaataaataattatatgtgcTTCCTGTATTAATCAGAAATAATTCAAAACTTTTCTTGTTTTGTCTTTAAGATTTGGTTATGACTTATAAGAGTGACTCCTTTAAACATGGCACAAAAGTTTCTAACTCTCAACGTCCATCTTTACTCTTATCAAAATGGGCTTGACTCGCTAGGTCGATCCAACtcaattttttacttaagtAGGATTTGGCCTAATCTTTTTGGCCTATTTTAGGAATGAGACTTTTTAACCTAACTTTATTTGATCTGCTAGCCTCGTAAGCTCAACCAGAGCAAGCCTCTAAGACTAGCATGTGGGctatgaatatttaaaataataataataataataataataataaatcaagtCCTTTGAACTAGCTAGTTTTTTTGTGGGAGGAATGGTAGAATGATCGACATTTTCCCTCTAAATCTTATGTTGACCAAAGTGTGATTCGTAAATGTGTTTTTATAAGCATTCACCAAAGTGTGTGATTCATAAATGTATTGTTGTAAGTATTCACCGAAGTGTATGATTcataaatgaaaatttgtaCGTATTGATGTCGTGTTCATAGACGTCAACATCGATACTCTTAGATGTTCTTTCTAAGAGAGTAATATTGTAcattttttggttgaagggTCAATCCGTCCCAACCCTTGACCATCTTAGGGCTGGATTGGATTGTTGTTTTATAGGttctttaattaaaagaaaaaatactgaaatacacattttatgtttatcttattttcaatatccccttctatttctaaatacctctaaaatttcttatttctcttCTAATCTATTTAATGTATCTGAATTACGTATAATGTATTTGAACCAGTATTTGATGTATTTgagctacatattatatatccgatttattttataatgtatccgaactagtttttaatgtatccgatttatgttataatgtatccaaaatattctttaatgtATTCGGAAGATACAAATTTTAAGggattaatatattttactcCTTACACTATGAAATTTACGTAAATTATACATTATTAAAAGGGTCAGTCCATCTCAACCCTTTTAACTTTCTACCACGTTAGGATTGGATTGGGTTGAGCTGAATTGGGTCAACCCATTTTGTCAGCTCTAATCTTTACTTGTCCAATACTCCTGAAAGTATGTAGTTGTACAACTTTACTTGTCCAATTTAGTAAAATCAGagataatttatcattttgtgTCTATTTTACCTTTGTTACTCTCTcatcccaatttatgtgactaACTTTCTTTTTTAGTAAGTCCCAAAAATTATAACACATTtctatatcaaataataatttgactattaaatgtctatttttacttttgatgaaatgatatataacttcacaaaatttaattttaattattcattttggacgttttttattttttaaactttgtaTCAAGTCAAACTAtctcacataaaataaaatggaaagaGTATTAGATACTATCCATTCTCCAACATGAAGGAAAACTAACTAGTTAGTATTAGTACAAATTAATAAGATTTTAGGCCTAGTAGAAGCAAATGTAGGCCTAGTAGAATACAAACTCTTAAGAAACTGAGGCCCTGCTCGAATATAACtcgtaaaatattataatatgaaaactatattttatgaaaaagttaaattggatcaaatttaaattaaagtgCAAATGACCCTTGAGTGCATATATGAAATATCATGATGAATGTCTCACGCAAGGCATTAGGAGTTTTTGGGGAAAATGATTGCAAATATGTTTTTCGCTTTTACAAAGAAGTTTGAACCCAAACCTGTAGTGCGAAAAGTATTTTCACCgtcctttttttattattatattgtcaaTTAGTTTTATTGGGAGGTtcgtaaatatatttatttatttttttaatataaatataaaaaaaattagtgaattCATTTAAACTTATAGACCCTACCTAGATCTGTCTCTGATCGTAGgagtaatatttaattactgcATGCATGTTATACAACTTCATTGAATGTGTTAGAAGATACCTAGACAGTGGACATAACTTTTGATTCTTTCTATAGTTCCAATACTAGGATGAATCCTTAAAAAACACATATATCTAGAACCCAAAAAGAAACATCAAAGTGGTGttctaaaatcatataaataaaggaATACATATTATCGATCGCCTCACCTTATATTATATCACTCTCatcgataatttttatttttcgagaaTCAAATTATGTAAACTCtggttaatatttttaaattgcaTTTCAATCATCATATTAATTCGATAAgaattacaatttataatacttttcatatagttttctAACATTGTacaatctaatttaatttaaagattAATCAATTCGACTCTGGAAAATCGAAAAGTGTTATTGTGGGAGTGCTATTCCACATTGTTTAATGCATGGTCCAGCTAATAACCCCCTAGAATAGCCTATCACATTTGTGTTATTTCAAACCTTTGTTcaacaaaaagatataaaaCCATAATTTCTAGACTCTAGatatagataaaattttattatattaggTGTAGAAAAATTATATACGAATTAATGGTCCCCAACCTATAGGTTATAGGCATAACATGATGATAATTAAGTGAAAGCATATTccaaataaaattgtattagctgtaaaataataattgtgatggtaataatatattttttttttttaggaataGGATGCTAAACGTTAAAATTTAGGTAAAGAATAATATCCTATatctttataaaatgaaaaaaggaaTCCCTTTTTTCTTTGCTTTAATTTCCATTTGTCTTTATATTGTggtcaaaattaaaagaaatcaaTGTGTGTAACAATATTCCATTATAATCAAAAGGTGACAAACTTCTACATAGAGATggaaataatatatgttatgtattcataTATTCTTTAAAATGAAGAAACGACAAGATTAAAGAGATATCTAAATTTGTCTTCCTTTTTTTTAGCGTAATTATAAATTGTtgtttggtttattttttcatgaagtattgaaaatgaaaagaagtttatttaaatttggtcaaaatatttatttttgcattATTACTCCttcttgatgtatatatatgaaagtaaataattattgttaggactttattttaataaattagatCTCAAccattaattcaaaattatgaCATGTGTCTTCAATCTAAACTAGAACTTGGGGAAAATGGAGAGAAATCGAATCCTACTTACATATATTGAACTTgtgattgaaaaaaatgaaagaatttaGCGAAgagctttttttttatatatacattttgaagtttagtatatttttttcaagatcAAGGGgtcaaactaaaattttaaaatgtatcgCTTTTAAGTGTAATTCAATCTCTAAAATTAGTTCAAATATGTTAGGGTTGTCAATGTCATATTAAAAATCACCCAACGCAAGATTCTTCACAAACTTCTTAGGTGCGGAGTAGGATATATGATGCGTGAACAAATTAATATAGAGAttcaatatcaaaaataaaatttggaattagtttggctctgataccatctCAAGGTACGAACACAACTCAACCTCAAAAGTGAGTGCAAGAAGTTACCGAGATGATATTTAAGATATCATCCATCTGATTCCTTAAGTGTCGATGTGTCGGACTCTTTATACACCTCTCATACTTAAGACTGAACATCTGATACGTGAACAATTAAATATGAGGGTTAaacatcataaataaaaattgagataaATTCTAATATAATACCATGTAAAAACATTCATAACATTTAAACGTAATTGAACttgaaaaattatctaaaaaaataaagattacaCATATAATATTAAAGAGACAGCTCATCCGTGGAAAAGACATATAAATGTCACAAGAGACCACATGGTGAACCCATATAAAAGAAAGTCAACCTAATAAAAGTGATAAGGGGATCACATTCTTATTGTAAAACTGACCTTTCTATTTTTCAATAGTCCATTTCTCCTCATTGGATGATTTTGTAAGGTGTAACAAGTCACatattttgacttattttaaatagcgcaataaattatacatataattatcttttaaatgATTTGATAGTATATTTAACGATAACATAAATAATGCAGTGTACGCAACGAGATTTAATTCATAACAAGTCaacttattaaaataattattaaatcatttGTAATGCCTCTCAACAACCAGCAGATCTAAactaatagagaaaaaaattcaagaataaattaattaaaagcaTGTGGAAGATTTGCAATTTGTAATgtgatgattaaaaaaaagaagcttaaaCTCATCAACTTGAAGTCTTAATTGAAAGACAACCAAACAaattataattagtatataGTTGATTGAAAAAACAGGATTAATgaagaattattaaatttaagtacaaaaagatatttgaaaaaaagtaaCTAAGCTACAAAAATAAAGCAGTGCGATGTAAAACTACTAGTACTACTACTATATACAATATTGTGGATTTGTGGTACTAAGCTCCCACATATTTTACTGTCTCGAAAAGATTGTTATATTTCTATATCATTGAATTGTTTAATCTTATCAGGCTCATTTTTTgcttaatataaaattaaaatacatatttttaaacaaaagtaTTTACATGATTTAGTACTACTGATTTAAATGTCGATAGATCGAACAgtttattttaagatttttatttaaaataaaattaatgtctAATCAAATATCGTTACATAAAATGAGATTGATGAACCATTATTATAATAGTAGAGATGCAAAATGTAATTAGAAGGGTTAAGATTAAGATAGTACTACTAAAGAAGATTAGGATTAATCACTCTTACCTAGTACTTAATAActactaattttaatttatagctATCTACaattatataaatcatttaattttactAAACATTATAATTAGTGGTCCATAGAGTGAAAGAGATTCCCAGAATCACTACAGTGCAAGCTAGTAATAAAACAAGGCTAGCTAGCTAGCTAGCTAATACCTACACAATTaggtatttaaaatatattctctAAGAAAACAAACTCGTCCTTAATATAATtaacattgaaaaataaattttataaatgacaatttaagttttattattgTCTTCTTCTCACTCACCATTTAACTATCGCACTTCTGAACCCTCACTCTCACCCCCACCCCATTCCGCTCACATAGTATTTGCTAGATTGTACATAAATACTTTTGGAAtattaatttatctatttttttgctTACTTAgcaaatactaaaaaataaatataaaaaatatatctatattgagacaaaatattttcatgccAAACACTAATTAAATTGCCTCCTCCTTCCTTATACACATGTTACTTGTTGTTTTAGCTTTAACACCGGTTTATTGATTAAAATAGTCATCAAAGGaatatttaagattttaaaaagaTGGATACACTATTACGAAATGgtgaatttaagaaataaattgaatcaatttgatctttatattttttttaacatcaaaactgttaatttttttaattttataggtccaaattaacttttatttattcaaatagcatatatatatatatatatatatatatatatataaatcatgattgattatatgttatatCATTCAATACTACTggttttaatataatatttggtttaattatataaaagattACATTGCTAACTTTCTTTTAAAAGACtgacttgaaaattttgaaaggctaaaaacaaataaaaaaatatatatcaattaaaagGTCAAAAGTGTTATCAATAACCATTAAGGAATGTGTTGcttgattttagaaaaaaaagaagaagatatataTAAGATTCAATTTCACGTCCTACGTAGAGAGGTACACTCAATTTACATCGCATTATATGATACTTTGAGTGTGGGTTAATTCATACAtctatattaacattttttttttaaaaaaaaataataatgtaagactTACATAGAATCTCGGAGGGGGTAGGGGTTCACGTGAACCTACGAAATTACCCTAGATACGGCCCTAAAAAATAGTCTAAAAACACTCTTAACATGGTTTGCTTCTAACTTTGAATTTCTAGTAAGAAATTTTTGAGTATgtacaaattataatttcaaaaaacttaaacaaaaataaagctCATCTTATATGTAGcttctatttctttttaaatatcaatatgaaaCTTTGTTTATACGTCCAACGATTTCTCTATATAACATGGCTTATAAATGGCACATAAACTCATCCTCTCCTTCTCAATTAGTAACCTTTTCCCTCTCCATTTCTCTTCATAAGAAAAATGGTTGTACTAATCTGTTTTTCAGCTTTGTTAGTGACCATGATATGGATGTGGAGAATGGTGAATTGGGTGTGGATTAGACCAAGAAAAATAGAGAAGTGCTTTAGGAAACAAGGATTGAATGGACATCCTTATAGAACATTATATGGAGACACAAAGGAGATGGCTAAGTTGA
Proteins encoded in this window:
- the LOC101253302 gene encoding large ribosomal subunit protein eL20z isoform X1; protein product: MSEGGKDSHYHHHGHHYDHHHHYYGHHHHHQEKTQPPPPWLPTAPPEVAEYGTFQPPPQPVIGFPLPVPPPGSVLEPSEYYARGYHSVPVPPPGAVLEPSEYYARGYQSVPGYVIDERRPVTEPRLPFGIGLGWFLFIIGFFLAGFPWYVAAFIPLCNRSIDHREKSGFVACTIAAVLAVIGNIVFGLTWILLTA
- the LOC101253302 gene encoding large ribosomal subunit protein eL20z isoform X2, translated to MSEGGKDSHYHHHGHHYDHHHHYYGHHHHHQEKTQPPPPWLPTAPPEVAEYGTFQPPPQPVIGFPLPVPPPGSVLEPSEYYARGYHSVPGYVIDERRPVTEPRLPFGIGLGWFLFIIGFFLAGFPWYVAAFIPLCNRSIDHREKSGFVACTIAAVLAVIGNIVFGLTWILLTA